A single region of the Nocardioides aurantiacus genome encodes:
- a CDS encoding sigma-70 family RNA polymerase sigma factor, whose product MAAGELTTEASPDPADGSSDADLIARVRDGDTDAFGTLFARHVGAAERLARALVRGPDADDLVSEAFTKTLVVLQGGGGPDEAFRAYLLTAVRRLHVDRIRRTRRVTTTDDLDELDDGVPFVDPAVAEFEGGAAARAFASLPERWQLVLWHLEVENDKPADIAPLLDLSPNSVSALAYRAREGLRQAFLTMHHTGDPEQLPAACTTTRGRLGGFVRGALTRRDARKVEDHLDRCLACTGVYLELREVNSSLSGLLGPVVLGSAAAAYLSGLGVGTGAVGGVAASAGATLGGRVRDAVVGHVGTVGTTVVAGAAVLAVVTGAALVVQDRTSTLEAPFARQLVSESPSPAGGGTPGPSTGRTGPATPDPTPAPSSPGAGATTPAATGGDPEPDTDPGAEPSTDPAPSPATGGDRDRPRGTGVAAGGVRRADLAVTATLAATTAGRARLQVTVSGVPAGQSAALDVRTSAGTLRPLGAGCTGGGVAVSCTATSARTGFALELTADVGTVVDLVLTEPDGWTDPVSTNNSVRLAL is encoded by the coding sequence ATGGCCGCGGGCGAGCTCACCACCGAGGCGTCCCCCGACCCCGCAGACGGGTCCTCGGACGCCGACCTGATCGCCCGCGTGCGCGACGGTGACACCGACGCCTTCGGCACCCTGTTCGCCCGTCACGTGGGGGCGGCGGAGCGGCTGGCCCGGGCCCTGGTGCGGGGGCCGGACGCCGACGACCTGGTCTCGGAGGCGTTCACCAAGACCCTCGTCGTGCTCCAGGGCGGCGGCGGGCCCGACGAGGCGTTCCGGGCCTACCTGCTCACCGCCGTGCGCCGGCTGCACGTCGACCGCATCCGGCGCACCCGCCGCGTGACCACCACCGACGACCTCGACGAGCTCGACGACGGGGTCCCCTTCGTCGACCCGGCCGTGGCGGAGTTCGAGGGCGGGGCCGCGGCCCGGGCCTTCGCCTCGCTGCCGGAGCGCTGGCAGCTGGTGCTGTGGCACCTCGAGGTCGAGAACGACAAGCCCGCCGACATCGCGCCGCTGCTCGACCTGAGCCCCAACTCGGTCTCCGCGCTGGCCTACCGCGCCCGCGAGGGCCTGCGGCAGGCGTTCCTGACGATGCACCACACCGGCGACCCCGAGCAGCTGCCCGCGGCGTGCACCACGACGCGGGGGCGCCTCGGCGGCTTCGTCCGCGGCGCGCTGACGCGTCGCGACGCCCGCAAGGTGGAGGACCACCTCGACCGCTGCCTGGCGTGCACCGGCGTCTACCTCGAGCTGCGCGAGGTCAACTCCTCGCTCTCCGGCCTGCTGGGTCCGGTCGTGCTCGGCAGTGCCGCCGCGGCGTACCTCTCGGGGCTGGGGGTGGGCACCGGTGCCGTCGGCGGGGTCGCGGCGTCCGCGGGCGCCACCCTCGGCGGCCGGGTGCGAGACGCCGTCGTGGGCCACGTCGGCACCGTGGGCACCACCGTCGTGGCCGGGGCGGCCGTGCTCGCCGTCGTCACCGGCGCCGCGCTCGTGGTGCAGGACCGCACGTCCACGCTCGAGGCGCCCTTCGCCCGGCAGCTGGTCTCCGAGAGCCCCTCGCCGGCCGGCGGCGGGACGCCCGGGCCCTCGACCGGCCGGACCGGTCCCGCGACGCCCGACCCCACCCCTGCTCCCAGCAGCCCGGGCGCGGGCGCCACCACCCCGGCGGCGACGGGCGGCGACCCCGAGCCGGACACCGACCCGGGTGCCGAGCCCAGCACCGACCCCGCCCCCTCCCCCGCGACCGGTGGCGACCGCGACCGCCCGCGCGGCACGGGCGTGGCCGCGGGCGGCGTACGCCGGGCCGACCTCGCCGTCACCGCGACGCTGGCCGCGACCACCGCCGGCCGGGCCCGCCTGCAGGTCACCGTCAGCGGGGTGCCCGCCGGGCAGTCGGCGGCACTGGACGTCCGGACCAGCGCCGGCACGCTGCGCCCGCTGGGAGCGGGCTGCACCGGCGGCGGCGTCGCCGTGAGCTGCACCGCCACCTCCGCGCGGACCGGCTTCGCGCTCGAGCTCACCGCCGACGTCGGCACCGTCGTCGACCTCGTCCTGACCGAGCCCGACGGCTGGACCGACCCCGTGTCGACGAACAACTCCGTGCGGCTCGCCCTCTAG
- a CDS encoding SOS response-associated peptidase: protein MCGRYASSRQPEDLVEEFEVRQPDLPRLEPDWNVAPTKEVYAVVERPPSGEGRSDGADDAPERQLRAMTWGLVPFWAKDPAIGSRMINARMETVAEKPAYRRAFERRRALLPADGYYEWYPTSALTRAGKPRKQPYFIRPADGGVLAMAGLYEIWRDPERAEDDPDRFRWTCTVITTAAEDSLGRIHDRMPLMLTPDRYDAWLDPTTHDRDVLLDLLTPAAPGRLEAFPVPTLVSNVRNNGPELVEPLPLSDLPEDAPAPTEGRP, encoded by the coding sequence ATGTGCGGTCGCTATGCCTCGAGCCGTCAGCCCGAGGACCTCGTCGAGGAGTTCGAGGTCCGGCAGCCCGACCTGCCGCGCCTGGAGCCCGACTGGAACGTCGCCCCCACCAAGGAGGTGTACGCCGTGGTCGAGCGGCCGCCCTCCGGCGAGGGCCGCTCCGACGGCGCCGACGACGCCCCCGAGCGCCAGCTGCGCGCGATGACGTGGGGGCTGGTGCCGTTCTGGGCCAAGGACCCCGCGATCGGCAGCCGGATGATCAACGCCCGGATGGAGACCGTCGCGGAGAAGCCGGCCTACCGCCGGGCCTTCGAGCGCCGCCGGGCGCTGCTGCCCGCCGACGGCTACTACGAGTGGTACCCCACCTCGGCGCTGACCAGGGCCGGCAAGCCCCGCAAGCAGCCCTACTTCATCCGGCCCGCCGACGGCGGCGTGCTCGCGATGGCCGGGCTCTACGAGATCTGGCGCGACCCCGAGAGGGCCGAGGACGACCCCGACCGCTTCCGGTGGACCTGCACGGTCATCACCACCGCGGCCGAGGACTCCCTCGGCCGCATCCACGACCGGATGCCGCTGATGCTCACCCCCGACCGCTACGACGCCTGGCTCGACCCGACGACCCACGACCGCGACGTCCTGCTCGACCTGCTGACCCCGGCGGCCCCCGGCCGGCTCGAGGCGTTCCCGGTCCCCACGCTGGTCTCGAACGTGCGCAACAACGGCCCCGAGCTGGTCGAGCCGCTGCCGCTGTCCGACCTCCCCGAGGACGCTCCCGCCCCGACCGAGGGCCGGCCCTGA
- the aroA gene encoding 3-phosphoshikimate 1-carboxyvinyltransferase: MSAHESPHASPQASLWPAPTARQPVAATVALPGSKSLTNRALVVAALSDGPSVVRRALRSRDTELMAAALTTLGAAVDTSGDDWTVTPGRLGPGAVDCGLAGTVMRFVPPVAALAHGTVAFDGDPHARTRPMSAVLDALRGLGVEVDGDGRGTLPFEVRGRGAVAGGRVTIDASASSQFVSALLLAGAAYDAGVEVVHTGPPVPSLPHIDMTVACLREHGVEVDDSVPDRWRVAPQPVRATDVTIEPDLSNAAPFVMLALTSGGRVSVPGWPARTTQAGDALRDLLDRMGGEVSLDADGLTVTGTGEVHGIDADLHDVGELTPAVAALCAVADSPSRLRGVAHIRGHETDRLTALAVELRGLGASVTEHDDGLSIAPAPMHGGEFKTYADHRMAHAAVVVGSRVEGVLVENVETTSKTFPGFADAWSGLFPG, translated from the coding sequence GTGAGCGCCCACGAGTCCCCCCACGCGTCCCCCCAGGCGTCGCTGTGGCCCGCCCCGACGGCCCGGCAGCCGGTCGCGGCGACCGTGGCGCTGCCGGGATCGAAGTCGCTGACCAACCGGGCGCTCGTGGTCGCGGCACTCTCCGACGGGCCGTCCGTCGTACGACGGGCCCTGCGCTCGCGTGACACCGAGCTGATGGCGGCCGCCCTCACCACCCTGGGGGCGGCCGTCGACACCTCCGGCGACGACTGGACCGTCACCCCCGGCCGCCTCGGCCCGGGAGCGGTCGACTGTGGCCTGGCCGGCACCGTGATGCGGTTCGTGCCGCCCGTCGCGGCCCTGGCCCACGGCACCGTCGCCTTCGACGGCGACCCGCACGCGCGGACCCGCCCGATGTCGGCGGTGCTCGACGCCCTGCGTGGGCTCGGCGTCGAGGTCGACGGCGACGGTCGGGGCACGCTGCCCTTCGAGGTCCGTGGTCGCGGCGCCGTGGCCGGCGGGCGCGTCACCATCGACGCGTCGGCGTCGAGCCAGTTCGTCTCCGCGCTGCTGCTCGCCGGGGCGGCGTACGACGCGGGGGTGGAGGTCGTCCACACCGGCCCGCCGGTGCCCTCGCTCCCCCACATCGACATGACGGTGGCCTGCCTGCGCGAGCACGGCGTCGAGGTCGACGACAGCGTGCCCGACCGCTGGCGGGTCGCCCCGCAGCCGGTGCGCGCCACCGACGTCACCATCGAGCCCGACCTGTCCAACGCCGCGCCGTTCGTGATGCTCGCGCTGACCAGCGGCGGCCGGGTGAGCGTGCCCGGCTGGCCCGCGCGGACCACCCAGGCAGGCGACGCGCTGCGCGACCTCCTGGACCGGATGGGCGGCGAGGTCTCCCTCGACGCCGACGGGCTGACCGTCACCGGCACCGGCGAGGTCCACGGCATCGACGCCGACCTGCACGACGTCGGCGAGCTCACCCCCGCGGTCGCCGCGCTCTGCGCCGTGGCCGACTCCCCCTCACGGCTGCGCGGCGTGGCGCACATCCGCGGCCACGAGACCGACCGGCTCACCGCCCTGGCCGTCGAGCTGCGGGGCCTCGGCGCCTCGGTCACCGAGCACGACGACGGCCTGTCCATCGCGCCGGCGCCGATGCACGGCGGGGAGTTCAAGACCTACGCCGACCACCGCATGGCCCACGCGGCCGTCGTCGTGGGCTCGCGCGTCGAGGGCGTCCTGGTCGAGAACGTGGAGACCACGTCCAAGACCTTCCCGGGCTTCGCCGACGCCTGGTCGGGGCTGTTCCCCGGGTGA
- a CDS encoding DoxX family membrane protein has translation MTLIRLLARPMLASTFAVGAVAGLRNAPALAEKSKPVIDKLVPAVEQAAPQVSLPKDPVTLVRLNAAAQLVAAVSLARGRAPRLSSAVLAASLAPTTVAGHAFWEESDPEAKQEQMFHFFKNLSILGGLVLAAVDTAGQPGVVYRAQSAGQTARREAKHLARETRLQAKLAAKSVAS, from the coding sequence ATGACTCTCATCCGCCTGCTCGCCCGTCCCATGCTCGCCTCGACGTTCGCGGTCGGTGCCGTGGCCGGGCTGCGCAACGCCCCCGCCCTGGCCGAGAAGTCCAAGCCGGTCATCGACAAGCTCGTGCCGGCCGTGGAGCAGGCGGCCCCGCAGGTCTCGCTGCCCAAGGACCCGGTGACCCTGGTCCGCCTCAACGCCGCCGCCCAGCTCGTCGCGGCCGTCTCGCTGGCCCGTGGCCGTGCGCCCCGCCTGTCCTCCGCCGTGCTGGCCGCCTCGCTGGCGCCCACGACGGTCGCCGGCCACGCCTTCTGGGAGGAGTCGGACCCCGAGGCCAAGCAGGAGCAGATGTTCCACTTCTTCAAGAACCTCTCGATCCTCGGCGGCCTCGTGCTCGCGGCCGTGGACACCGCCGGCCAGCCCGGTGTCGTCTACCGCGCCCAGTCGGCCGGCCAGACCGCGCGCCGCGAGGCCAAGCACCTCGCCCGCGAGACCCGGCTCCAGGCCAAGCTCGCTGCGAAGTCCGTCGCCTCGTAG
- the rsgA gene encoding ribosome small subunit-dependent GTPase A: MSTGRYGAEDPESYERPRRRTRPRTKDRPTYDDAVPAVVVTVDRGRYTCRLVEGDQSVVMAMKSRPLGRKGVVVGDRVRLVGDTSGDDGSLARIVLVDERTTVLRRTADDDDPVERVIVSNADQLVVVTALADPEPRQGLVDRALVAAYAAGMAPLLVLTKADLADPEPVLEAYRPLGVPYVVTQRGADLAELRERLAGRTSVLLGHSGVGKSTLVNALVPDAFREVGVVNAVTGRGRHTSTSALLLALPGDGWIVDTPGIRSFGLNHVEPDQLIEAFDDLHELTRSCPRGCTHGDGEPECGLDEATGQQVDRVRSFRRLLASRESGAAY; encoded by the coding sequence GTGAGCACGGGACGCTACGGCGCGGAGGACCCCGAGTCCTACGAGCGGCCCCGCCGCCGGACCCGGCCGCGCACCAAGGACCGCCCGACCTACGACGACGCCGTGCCCGCCGTCGTCGTCACCGTCGACCGGGGCCGCTACACCTGCCGGCTCGTCGAGGGCGACCAGTCGGTCGTGATGGCCATGAAGTCGCGCCCGCTCGGTCGCAAGGGCGTCGTCGTCGGCGACCGCGTCCGCCTGGTCGGCGACACCTCCGGCGACGACGGCTCGCTGGCGCGGATCGTGCTCGTCGACGAGCGGACCACCGTGCTGCGTCGTACGGCCGACGACGACGACCCCGTCGAGCGCGTCATCGTCTCCAACGCCGACCAGCTCGTCGTGGTGACCGCGCTGGCCGACCCCGAGCCGCGCCAGGGCCTGGTCGACCGGGCCCTCGTGGCGGCGTACGCCGCGGGCATGGCGCCGCTGCTCGTGCTCACCAAGGCCGACCTCGCCGACCCCGAGCCGGTGCTCGAGGCCTACCGCCCGCTCGGGGTGCCGTACGTCGTGACGCAGCGCGGCGCCGACCTCGCCGAGCTGCGCGAGCGGCTGGCCGGGCGCACCAGCGTGCTTCTGGGCCACAGCGGCGTCGGCAAGTCGACGCTCGTCAACGCGCTGGTGCCCGACGCCTTCCGCGAGGTCGGCGTGGTCAACGCCGTGACCGGGCGGGGCCGCCACACCAGCACCAGCGCGCTGCTGCTCGCGCTGCCCGGCGACGGCTGGATCGTCGACACCCCGGGGATCCGCTCCTTCGGCCTCAACCACGTCGAGCCGGACCAGCTGATCGAGGCCTTCGACGACCTCCACGAGCTGACCCGGTCCTGCCCGCGGGGCTGCACCCACGGCGACGGCGAGCCCGAGTGCGGTCTGGACGAGGCCACCGGGCAACAGGTCGACCGGGTGAGGTCGTTCCGCCGGCTGCTCGCCTCGCGCGAGTCCGGCGCGGCGTACTGA
- a CDS encoding IS481 family transposase, producing MSHATHANAALTPRARLRLARLIVEHGWPPARAAERYDVSWKTARKWAERYRAEGPAGMSDRSSAPHRQPNRTPAPVVRKIVHLRWKQRLGPVEIGDRLAMPSSTVHAVLVRCRINRLTHIDRATGEPIRRYEHERPGDLLHVDVKKLGKVPDGGGWRYVGRQQGEKNRAATPGKPRNKYRGPLIGTCYLHTVIDDHSRVAYVEAHDDETKETATQVLRNAVAWFAERGVIVQRVLSDNGSCYKSHLWRDTCAELGITPKKTRPYRPQTNGKIERFHRTLAEGWAFKKFYNSESARLAALPGWVHEYNHHRPHSAIGKRSPISRLDNLAGHHS from the coding sequence GTGTCTCACGCTACCCATGCCAATGCTGCTCTGACGCCACGTGCCCGGCTGCGATTGGCGCGTCTGATCGTCGAGCACGGTTGGCCGCCGGCGCGGGCAGCCGAGCGGTACGACGTGTCGTGGAAGACCGCGAGGAAGTGGGCTGAGCGCTATCGGGCCGAAGGGCCGGCCGGGATGAGCGATCGGTCCTCGGCCCCGCATCGTCAGCCAAACCGGACCCCGGCACCGGTGGTGCGCAAGATCGTGCACCTTCGGTGGAAGCAGCGGCTCGGGCCGGTCGAGATCGGTGACCGGCTCGCGATGCCGTCCTCGACGGTTCACGCGGTCCTGGTGCGGTGCCGGATCAACCGGCTCACCCACATCGACCGCGCCACCGGTGAGCCGATCCGACGCTACGAGCACGAGCGACCAGGCGACCTGCTGCACGTTGACGTCAAGAAGCTCGGCAAGGTCCCCGACGGCGGCGGCTGGCGCTACGTCGGACGTCAGCAGGGCGAGAAGAACCGCGCTGCGACGCCTGGGAAGCCGCGCAACAAGTACCGCGGCCCGCTGATCGGGACCTGCTACCTGCATACGGTGATCGATGACCACTCCCGCGTCGCCTACGTCGAGGCCCACGACGATGAGACCAAGGAAACGGCCACCCAAGTGCTGCGCAACGCAGTCGCCTGGTTCGCCGAACGCGGTGTCATCGTGCAACGGGTCCTCAGCGACAACGGCAGCTGCTACAAGTCCCACCTGTGGCGCGACACCTGCGCCGAGCTGGGGATCACGCCGAAGAAGACCCGGCCTTACCGGCCCCAGACCAACGGCAAGATAGAGCGCTTCCACCGCACCCTGGCCGAAGGGTGGGCGTTCAAGAAGTTCTACAACTCAGAATCCGCCAGACTCGCCGCCCTGCCAGGCTGGGTCCACGAGTACAACCACCACAGGCCCCACTCGGCCATCGGGAAACGCTCACCCATCAGCAGGTTGGACAACCTGGCTGGGCATCACAGCTAG